The genomic interval CCATCGAAGTCCTCTCATCGCACCACCTCCCGATCGAATTCCGAGACACCTGCATCAAAACCAGCGATTCATCAACCCTACAACAAGGGTTCGGGGCCAAGATGCAGGCGGGTTGCACCGTGGGCCCGCCTCGGCGCGCTGGGACCTGTGGCACACTGACCACGATGCAACGCTTGGTGGAAGACTTCCTGCGCCATCTCGAGCTCGATCGCAATCTCTCGCAGCACACCCTGCGGGCCTACCGCGGCGACCTCGAGCGCTTCGTGCGCTTCGTCGGGAGGGACTATCTCGGCGTCGCACCGGAAGAGCTGAGGCCGCAGGCGATCGATGCAGCGGCGGTGCGCGCCTTCGTGGCTCATCGCCATCACCAGGGAGCCGGCCGCCGCACTCAGAGCCGCTCTCTGTCGGCCGTCCGCAGCCTGTTTCGCTGGGCCTGCGCCAGCGGTCGCGCGAGCACCAATCCGGCCGCCGCGGTACCCTCTCCGAAGACCCCCAAGGACCTACCGCGGCACCTGCGACCGGGCGAGATCGAGCAGCTCCTCGAACCACCGGCGGAAGCCAGCGCCCTCGACCGGCGAGACTCGGCCCTGCTCGAGCTGCTCTACGCCAGCGGCCTACGGGTCGGCGAGCTGGTCTCCCTCGACTGGCGCGACCTCGACCTCGCGGCGCGCGTCCTGCGGGTGCTCGGCAAGGGCGGCAAAGAGCGCATGGTTCCCTTCGGCCGGCGCGCCGCCGACGCCCTCGCAGGGTGGCTCGACGACTGGGACCAGGTGCGCCGCGAGGACGGCCGCGGCGAACCGGTTTTCCTGAACTATCGCGGCACTCGCTTGAGCGCCCGCTCGGTACGCCGCATCCTCGACCGGCGGGTCGATGCCGCGGCCCTCGCGGCAGGGGTCCACCCTCACACCCTACGCCACACCTTCGCCACCCACCTGCTCGAAGGTGGAGCCGATCTGCGGGCCATTCAGGAGCTCCTCGGCCACGCCTCTCTGGCCACCACGCAACGATATACTCACGTCGAAATCGAGCGTCTCCTGTCCGTCTACCGGGAGGCTCATCCGCGCGCCCGCCGAGAGTGACCGCGAGGTCCTGTCCCGGCCGCTCCACCAACCCATTAGAATGCCCGAACGATGAGTGATTTCCACGCAACAACCGTGCTCCTGGTGCGCCGCGACCGGCAGGTCTGCATGGCCAGCGACGGCCAGGTCACGCTCAACAATACGGTGATCAAAGCCCAGGCCGCCAAGGTCCGCCGCGCCGCCGGCGGCAAGGTGCTGGTGGGCTTCGCCGGCGGGGCTGCCGACGGATTGGCCCTCTATTCGCGGCTGGAGAACAAGCTCGAGGAGTTCGGTGGCAATCTCGAGCGCGCCGTGGTCGAGCTCGCCAAGGACTGGCGCACCGACCGCGCCATGCGGCAGCTCCAGGCGCAGATGGTGGTGACGGACAGCAAGAAGAGCTTCCTGCTCAACGGCGCCGGAGACCTGATGCAGCCGGACGATGGCATCCTGGCGATCGGCTCCGGCGGCCTCTATGCCTACGCTTCGGCCAAGGCCCTGCTGCGTCACACCTCCCTGACGGCACGC from Acidobacteriota bacterium carries:
- the xerC gene encoding tyrosine recombinase XerC; translated protein: MQRLVEDFLRHLELDRNLSQHTLRAYRGDLERFVRFVGRDYLGVAPEELRPQAIDAAAVRAFVAHRHHQGAGRRTQSRSLSAVRSLFRWACASGRASTNPAAAVPSPKTPKDLPRHLRPGEIEQLLEPPAEASALDRRDSALLELLYASGLRVGELVSLDWRDLDLAARVLRVLGKGGKERMVPFGRRAADALAGWLDDWDQVRREDGRGEPVFLNYRGTRLSARSVRRILDRRVDAAALAAGVHPHTLRHTFATHLLEGGADLRAIQELLGHASLATTQRYTHVEIERLLSVYREAHPRARRE
- the hslV gene encoding ATP-dependent protease subunit HslV, whose amino-acid sequence is MSDFHATTVLLVRRDRQVCMASDGQVTLNNTVIKAQAAKVRRAAGGKVLVGFAGGAADGLALYSRLENKLEEFGGNLERAVVELAKDWRTDRAMRQLQAQMVVTDSKKSFLLNGAGDLMQPDDGILAIGSGGLYAYASAKALLRHTSLTARQVVEESMAIAAEICVFTNDRLTLEELHDGE